Within Cytophagia bacterium CHB2, the genomic segment AGCGGCGTTATTATCGAACCAAGCATGAAGCCGGAACGCTTCAGCGTCGATCCGCATCCGGTGGTCAGGCGTGTGTGGCAAACCTATCGCATACCAATAGAAAATTGGGCGGCCACGCTGGGCGTGCCGGTGGAGCTGATCATCGCAACCATCTGCACGGAAACGCGCGGCCAGGCCGAGGCTTTGCGCCTCGAACCGGGATATATCTCCGACGAGCAAACGCCGCATCGCGTGTCGCCCGGACTGATGCAGACACTGATCTCCACGGCGCGCATGGCGCTCAACGACAATTCCATTGATCGCGCCTGGTTGTTACAACCGGCCAACTCGATTCGCGCAGGCACGGCCTACATTGCGCAACAAGCCGCGATGACCCGCTTCGACCCGCCCAAAGTCGCCTGCGCCTACAACGCCGGCGCGATTATTTATAATGGCAGCAAATACAATCGCTGGAAAATGCGGCAATATCCCATCAACAGCTCTGAGCATGCCGACCGGCTGGTGAAATGGCTGAATGAATGTTTCGCGATGTTTGCGAAGGATAATCTCAAGCCGGCAACGAGCTTGTTCAGCTTGATTGATTAGCGCTGTTCCTATGGCTATTCGGCCTGTCATTCGCAGGAAACTTGTGAAGTGCTTGGCGCGGCGCTTGAAATTCTGCATGATTGCATGTTCGAGTTGTTTTTTGATCGTTAGAGCACCCGGTTCTCATTTATTTGATTTTCCCATCTCGCTTGCTTACCCTCTGAACGTTGATGCTGCACGGATAATTTCTTGTACTATTTGTAAGTCTGCTGCGACATTACGAGTCGCATTGTTTTTTGTGACTTTTGCGTTGAGTAGCCGTGACAATCGTTGCCCATGACTATTGCTCAAAACATAATTCGATCTTTCTTGATCGTATTCCTGGCATACAGCTACGCATACGCTCAAGATGCCGGCATTAAATTCGAGCGCATCGGGCGCGAACAGGGCCTGACCGCGAGCTCCGTTCTCAGCATCCTGCAGGACCGCCAGGGCTTTATGTGGTTTGGTACGCTGGATGGTCTTTTTAGATTTGACGGCTACAGCATGACCGCCTACAAGCACGATCCGCTGGATTCGACCTCACTGGGGAACAATCAGGTTTTTGTCGTCCTGGAAGACCACCCCGGCACCCTCTGGCTCGGCACCGCCGGTGGCGGTCTCAACCGTTTCAATCGCAAAACCGAGCAGTTTGCGCGTCTCAAACATGATCCGGACAATCCCAACAGCCTGAGCGCCGACGTCGTCTCCGCGCTTTATCAGGATCGTAGCGGATCGTTATGGGTCGGCACTTGGGCGGGCTTGAATAAGCTCGATTTGGACACCGGGAGAATCACCCGGTTTGTGCATGACTCCCGCGATGCCTCGAGCATGAACTCGTTTTGGATTCGGGCGATTGGCGAAGACAGTCTCGGCGCAATATGGGCAGGTACGGATGGCGGTATAAGCCGGCTGGATCCTGAAACAGGAAAGTTCACCCACTTTGTCGAGAATTGGAACGATCCGTACGGCTTGAGCAGCAACGCGGTCAACGCCGTCTTCAGAGATCGGGCCGGCACGATGTGGATCGGGACATGGGGTGGGTTGGATCGCTTCGACCATAAAACTCGACGGTTCGCTAATTTTCGTGCTGGCGGCAGGGTATCGTCAATTTGTGAAGATCGCACTGGGGCATTGTGGGTCGGCACGCAAAACCATCTCCTGCATTTCGACAAGGCGACCAACCGCTTTACCCGATTCGTTCACGATCCCACCAATCCCAACAGCGTTAGCAGCAATACCATTCAAACCATCTACGAAAATCGAACAGGCGTCCTGTGGATCGGGACAAACAATGGCGTCAACCGGCTCGATCGCGGGCAATATCGCTTCAAGCACCTCATGCACGACCCTGACGACGCAAACAGTCTCAGCCACAGGAGTGTGAGCACGATTCATGAAGGCCCCACTGGAGCACTCTGGATCGCTTGGAAAAAAAACTCGGTCAATGGCATTGAAGTCGGGCTTGATAAACTTGATCGCCATACCGGACAAATTGAGCGTATCTTCGCGAACTTGGGAAACAATGATGTCCGGCGAAGATCGGAGATTAACGACATCTATCAAGGCCGCTCCGGCGTGCTGTGGCTTGGCCTGCCGGCGGGACTGGGCCGTTATGATCCGGAGACAAAACAATTCAAGCTATTTGAGCACGATCCGAACGATCCGCATAGCCTGAGCGGTAATTTTGTTTGGCGCATACATGAGGATCAAACCGGCACACTTTGGGTCGGAATCAACAAAGACGGCCCCACCACCGGAATAGACCGGTTTGACCGCGAGCAGGGACGATTTAGCCGCATTGAATTCGTTCAGGAGATATCCTCCGGTCGGAATCAAAGGAATGGCGTTCACTCGATCTCCGAGGGTCAATCCGGCAGGCTATGGTTTGCAACCATGAACTATGGCATTTTCGCATTGAATCCCGGAAGTAATGAATTAATACAGTTTAACCACGAGCCAGACAACCCGAACAGCCTGAGTCATGGTTGGGTGGGCGTCGTGCATGAAGACCGGGAAGGAATACTGTGGGCGGCGCCCTGGTATGGCGGGTTGAACAAGCTCGATCCTGAGACCGGACAGGTGACCATTTACACGGAGAAGCACGGCCTGGCGAGCAACTACATCACCAGCATTTTGGAAGATGATCATGGCCGAATTTGGCTGACGACCCTAAACGGCTTGTCGCGGTTCACCCCGTGGGATAATCTTGTTCAAGGGCATTCGTCTCAAAGCTCATCTGTATCCCACGGGGTTAATCCGCGCAGCGCGACCTTTAAAAACTTTGACTATTCCGACGGACTGCTGCACACGAAATACGACCTCTGGAATGTCAGCACTAAGAGCCGAACCGGTGAGTTGTTTTTGGGCGGCGAGAACGGCGTCGATTATGTGCAACCCGACAGCATCCGCGACAACCCGCACCTCCCGCCGGTGGTGTTTACCAGATTTGTCCGCTACAACAGCAGCGAAGCGTCGGGCCAAGCCATCATCGAAAAGGGCGTTACCGAAAAGCGTCGCTTCGATCTCACTCATGAAGACCACACGCTGACTTTTGAATTTGCCGCGCTCAACTATCGCGCCCCGCACAAGAATCAATACGCCTACAAGCTGGAAGGCTTCCATGATGATTGGATTCACCTCGGCAATAAACATGAAGTGACGCTCACCAACCTCGATCCCGGTGAATACACTTTGCGCGTCAAAGGCTCCAATAACGACGGCGTTTGGAACGAAGAAGGCGCCGCGCTCGTCATCAACATCAGCCCGCCGTGGTGGCGAACCGGCTGGGCATACACGGTTTATGTCACCCTGTTTGGGCTGGCTTTATACGGCTTGCGAAGATTCGAATTGAGACGGACACAACTCCAGAACGAGCTTGAAAAGAAAGATTTCGAGGCGCAGAAGTTACAAGAAGTCGACCAAATGAAATCGCGTTTTTTTGCCGACATTTCACATGAATTCCGCACACCGCTCACTTTGATGCTCGGACCGGTCGAAAAAATATTGCCCGCAATTAATGATAAAGAGAGGCGCGAAGATCTGCGCGTCATGCAACGAAACGCGCGCCGGCTGCAGCGGCTCGTCGAGCAACTGCTCGATCTCTCCAGAATCGAGGCGCGCCGCATGCCGCTGCGCGCCCGTGCGGATGACATCGTGCCGAAAATCAAGGAATGGGCTGCGTCATTTGTCTCGCTGGCAGAAAGCAAGAACATCACGATGAACTTGCACTTCCCGGAGCAACCCATGATCGCCTATTTCGACGCCGAAAAATTGGAGAAGATCGTTTATAATCTTTTGAGCAATGCGTTCAAGTTCACGCCGGAAGGCGGGAAGGTAATTGTGGAAATTGTGATTGTGGATTTGGGATTGCAGATTGCGGAGGAATGGGAGAAAAGGAAATCCGCAATCCGGAATCCGAAATCAGAAATCGATCAATTCGTTCAGCTCACGGTAAAGGACACTGGCATCGGCATCCCGAAAGACCACCTGCCGCACATCTTCGACCGGTTTTATCGGGCGAGCGAGGCTTTGACCGGCGAGCAAGGCGGTACCGGAATCGGATTGGCGCTGGCAAAGGAATTCGTCGAGCTGCATCACGGCAAGATTCGTGTGGAGAGTGAAGTTGGCAAAGGCTCGACCTTCACGGTTCTGCTCCCGCTCGGGCGCGAGCATTTGTCTGATGATGAGATCGTTGAGCACTTGACAGATGGGGAGAGGGCAAAGCCGTCACAGCAGCCGCTTGAGTTGATGGATACCGAAGAAGTGACCAATCTCGATACGGTGCCAGCAATGAAGAGCGCCGAGCGACCGCTGGTTCTCATCGTCGAAGACAATGATGACATGCGGCGCTACCTGCGCAACTCATTGAATCAGGACTATGAGATTGTGGAAGCAGAGAATGGCGAAGCGGGTTTTCAAGTCGCTTGCAAGAAAACTCCCGATTTGATCGTCAGCGACGTGATGATGCCGATAATGGATGGATTTGCGTTGTGCGAGAAGCTCAAGACTGACCAGAGAACCAGCCACATTCCGGTTATTTTGCTGACCGCGCGCGCCGGACAGGAGGATAAACTTGAAGGCCTGGAGATCGGCGCGGATGATTATCTCACCAAACCCTTCGATGCCCGCGAGCTGCAAATCAGGGTGAAAAATTTGATCGCGCAACGGCAAAGGCTGCGCGAGCGGTTCAGCCGTGAGATGAGCGTACAGCCGAAAGATATTACCGTCACCTCCATCGATGAAAAGTTTTTGCAGCAAGCCCTCGATACCGTCGAAGCGAACATATCTGACAGCGATTTTCAGATCGAGCAATTCTGCCGCGCGATCGGCATGAGCCGTTCGACGTTGAACCGCAAGCTGCGGGCGTTGACGGGTCTCTCGACCAATGTCTTTATTCGCACCCTGCGTTTGAAACGCGCCGCCCAACTTTTGGAAAAGAAAAGCGCCACCATCGTTGAAATTGCCTACGAGGTGGGTTTCAACAATCCTTCCTATTTTGCCGAGTGCTTTCGCGAGCAGTTTGGCAAGCCGCCCTCCGAATGGGGGAAAAATGGTTGAATGGTTGGATAGTTTGATGGTTGGATGGCTGGATAGCTGGTTTGATAGAGTTGATTCAGTTTCAGCCAACCTCGCCGAAGGCTTCGGCAGGTTCCACAAAAAAGACAAAATCAAGTTCGGTAATCTTTCGTAGTCCCCGCCCCTTGTGGGCGGCTGTCGGAGCTGCGAAGTTCGTGACTGCAACAATGCCCCACAAGGGGGCAGGACTACAATTCATTACTGATTTTGATTGTCAAATCTCATCAGGTAAAGTTATGGCTCCGTCAAAGAAGCGCTCGATTGGAATGAAAAATCGAGAGTTTGCGGCCTGATAACGCCACAAGAGTACGAAAGTATCTACCAGCAGCTCTCCTTGCTTCCCAAAGAAATTAACGGACTCATCAAACTTACAAACCAGAAACTGGCCATCTAGCCATCCAACCATCTAGCCGTTTGGTTTTGCACTTTGCGCCGATGCCTCTCTCAATCTCTCCGCAATCCATACCTTGATTATTGACTGCCGCGTAACACCCAACCGGCGTGCCTCTTGGTCCAGAGAATGTATCATCCAGAGGGGGAAATCAACATTAACGCGTCTTTGCTTTTGGCCGGGCCTTTCGGCCTTCGATATATCCAAATGCTCGGAAATGTCGTCCCCCTGATCGAATTTCTTGTCGAATTCTTCAGCTTTCATAAAGCTCCTCTTCATTCCTTCGCGACCTTCTCACCGATATAATCCTGATATTTTGTCCGCGGACTGTATAGATGGCCGACCAAATGAGACCATCGCGTTTCGCAATTAACAGATAACGTGGCTCATCGAGATTTTTGGCTGGGATGACCACGCGATCCGGATCGTCCCATAAATCTTGGGCCTCGACAAAATCGATGTTGTGCTTGTTTCTATTCGAAGCACTCTTCTCCGGGTCAAA encodes:
- a CDS encoding BrnT family toxin codes for the protein MVFEFDPEKSASNRNKHNIDFVEAQDLWDDPDRVVIPAKNLDEPRYLLIAKRDGLIWSAIYTVRGQNIRIISVRRSRRNEEELYES
- a CDS encoding response regulator, translated to MTIAQNIIRSFLIVFLAYSYAYAQDAGIKFERIGREQGLTASSVLSILQDRQGFMWFGTLDGLFRFDGYSMTAYKHDPLDSTSLGNNQVFVVLEDHPGTLWLGTAGGGLNRFNRKTEQFARLKHDPDNPNSLSADVVSALYQDRSGSLWVGTWAGLNKLDLDTGRITRFVHDSRDASSMNSFWIRAIGEDSLGAIWAGTDGGISRLDPETGKFTHFVENWNDPYGLSSNAVNAVFRDRAGTMWIGTWGGLDRFDHKTRRFANFRAGGRVSSICEDRTGALWVGTQNHLLHFDKATNRFTRFVHDPTNPNSVSSNTIQTIYENRTGVLWIGTNNGVNRLDRGQYRFKHLMHDPDDANSLSHRSVSTIHEGPTGALWIAWKKNSVNGIEVGLDKLDRHTGQIERIFANLGNNDVRRRSEINDIYQGRSGVLWLGLPAGLGRYDPETKQFKLFEHDPNDPHSLSGNFVWRIHEDQTGTLWVGINKDGPTTGIDRFDREQGRFSRIEFVQEISSGRNQRNGVHSISEGQSGRLWFATMNYGIFALNPGSNELIQFNHEPDNPNSLSHGWVGVVHEDREGILWAAPWYGGLNKLDPETGQVTIYTEKHGLASNYITSILEDDHGRIWLTTLNGLSRFTPWDNLVQGHSSQSSSVSHGVNPRSATFKNFDYSDGLLHTKYDLWNVSTKSRTGELFLGGENGVDYVQPDSIRDNPHLPPVVFTRFVRYNSSEASGQAIIEKGVTEKRRFDLTHEDHTLTFEFAALNYRAPHKNQYAYKLEGFHDDWIHLGNKHEVTLTNLDPGEYTLRVKGSNNDGVWNEEGAALVINISPPWWRTGWAYTVYVTLFGLALYGLRRFELRRTQLQNELEKKDFEAQKLQEVDQMKSRFFADISHEFRTPLTLMLGPVEKILPAINDKERREDLRVMQRNARRLQRLVEQLLDLSRIEARRMPLRARADDIVPKIKEWAASFVSLAESKNITMNLHFPEQPMIAYFDAEKLEKIVYNLLSNAFKFTPEGGKVIVEIVIVDLGLQIAEEWEKRKSAIRNPKSEIDQFVQLTVKDTGIGIPKDHLPHIFDRFYRASEALTGEQGGTGIGLALAKEFVELHHGKIRVESEVGKGSTFTVLLPLGREHLSDDEIVEHLTDGERAKPSQQPLELMDTEEVTNLDTVPAMKSAERPLVLIVEDNDDMRRYLRNSLNQDYEIVEAENGEAGFQVACKKTPDLIVSDVMMPIMDGFALCEKLKTDQRTSHIPVILLTARAGQEDKLEGLEIGADDYLTKPFDARELQIRVKNLIAQRQRLRERFSREMSVQPKDITVTSIDEKFLQQALDTVEANISDSDFQIEQFCRAIGMSRSTLNRKLRALTGLSTNVFIRTLRLKRAAQLLEKKSATIVEIAYEVGFNNPSYFAECFREQFGKPPSEWGKNG
- a CDS encoding CopG family transcriptional regulator; translated protein: MKAEEFDKKFDQGDDISEHLDISKAERPGQKQRRVNVDFPLWMIHSLDQEARRLGVTRQSIIKVWIAERLREASAQSAKPNG